Proteins from one Brevibacillus humidisoli genomic window:
- a CDS encoding CBO0543 family protein produces MTIEFIVTITLTAISTIGLLFILRHNWKRYGLLFLLSCLVGHTLCYIFVSLGFYSFPYRLFPSLSSMPIIPILTIFPFYVLLGVRYSPTSWGWKIPFYWVLIHIGMSMETWAQSRTQLIRYEQFWDLWDSYTWWWLYFLLFEWIGGLVVPSRDRKPLSVDRLRFGTIGWFLLHFVLITTIFLAGFYTARSIGS; encoded by the coding sequence ATGACAATCGAGTTTATTGTAACGATCACGTTGACTGCGATTAGTACAATCGGTTTGCTATTCATCCTCAGACATAACTGGAAGCGGTATGGTTTGCTGTTTCTCTTGAGCTGTCTCGTTGGGCATACATTGTGCTACATCTTTGTCAGCCTGGGGTTCTACTCTTTCCCTTATCGACTGTTCCCTTCCCTGTCATCGATGCCGATCATTCCGATTCTCACAATATTCCCCTTTTACGTGCTGCTCGGAGTCAGATATAGTCCCACGTCATGGGGATGGAAAATCCCTTTTTACTGGGTTTTGATTCATATTGGCATGTCAATGGAGACTTGGGCACAGAGCAGAACGCAGCTGATCCGTTATGAACAGTTTTGGGACCTCTGGGACTCCTATACCTGGTGGTGGCTTTACTTCTTGCTGTTCGAGTGGATCGGGGGATTGGTTGTTCCGAGCAGGGATCGAAAGCCGCTGTCTGTTGATCGATTGCGGTTTGGCACGATTGGCTGGTTTCTGCTCCATTTTGTCCTGATCACAACCATTTTTCTCGCCGGGTTCTATACAGCGAGAAGTATCGGATCGTAA
- a CDS encoding cupin domain-containing protein, with the protein MKISKINAEHYQWGSSCDGWHLVNHSSVSVIHERMPAGTSEERHVHHQARQFFFVLSGVLTIHVGDNIVVLHQHEGLEIPPYTVHQVINESDTDVEFLVTSQPTTRGDRVRA; encoded by the coding sequence ATGAAAATCAGCAAAATCAATGCAGAACATTACCAATGGGGCAGCAGTTGTGACGGTTGGCATCTGGTCAACCATTCGTCAGTAAGCGTGATTCATGAACGAATGCCGGCCGGTACCTCGGAAGAAAGACATGTCCATCATCAGGCACGCCAGTTTTTCTTCGTCTTGTCGGGAGTCTTGACGATTCATGTGGGTGATAACATCGTTGTTCTGCATCAGCATGAAGGATTGGAAATCCCGCCGTATACGGTACATCAAGTGATCAATGAGTCAGACACAGACGTGGAGTTTCTGGTAACTTCCCAACCTACTACGAGGGGGGATCGGGTTCGGGCGTAA
- a CDS encoding DEAD/DEAH box helicase, producing the protein MNRKRLLGELLEQLKKDERFSRQIIHWETLPPRAAQTVSFPTDLDQRIKQTLLKRGITSLYTHQETSYRHVRAGRHVVAVTPTASGKSLCYHLPILQALAEQPQVRALYLFPTKALAQDQKSELHDLIDEGGLSIKSETYDGDTPAHIRQMVRKAGNIVITNPDMLHSAILPHHTKWVSFFERLKYVVIDELHTYRGVFGSHVANVIRRLKRICAFYGSHPQFICTSATIANPQELAEQLTEEAVELVDNNGAPSGRKHFLFYNPPIVNRQLNIRRSATLEARDLAASFLANGIQTILFARSRVRVEILLSYLQELIKKKLGPKSIQGYRGGYLPSQRRAIERGLRQGEIMGVVSTNALELGVDIGQLQVCVITGYPGSVASTWQQAGRAGRRQDESVVVLVGSSSPLDQYIIRHPEYFFGRSPESARINPDNLIILVDHIKCAAYELPFREGEQFGRAEIVEILEFLTDEQILHFARGKWYWMNESFPAHEISLRSASQENVVIIDISERGGERVIGEMDRFSSLTLLHDEAIYLHQGVQYQVEKLDYEEKKAYVREVQVDYYTDANLAVQLKVLEEDEARDRGQAGYAYGEVSVHAMATIFKKIKFETHENIGSGPIHLPEEELHTNAAWISFSETLLEKMGKEEVERGLVGLAHVLQHVAPLFVMCDPTDLHVIPQGKAVHSGAPSIFLYDRYPGGIGLSEQVYKEMEAILTQAEALICSCPCASGCPSCTGASEEGSKELALDLLRVAQGGGLYVS; encoded by the coding sequence ATGAACCGAAAACGACTGTTAGGGGAATTGCTGGAGCAGCTAAAGAAAGACGAGCGTTTCAGCAGACAGATCATACACTGGGAGACACTGCCGCCTCGGGCAGCTCAAACCGTTTCTTTTCCGACCGATTTGGATCAGCGAATCAAACAGACACTTCTCAAGCGAGGTATCACCAGTCTCTACACACATCAAGAGACTTCCTACCGACACGTGCGGGCCGGGAGACACGTCGTGGCGGTAACGCCGACCGCATCGGGAAAAAGTCTGTGCTACCATCTGCCGATCCTGCAGGCATTGGCGGAGCAGCCACAGGTTCGCGCCCTCTATCTGTTTCCGACAAAAGCGCTGGCACAGGATCAGAAAAGCGAACTGCACGATTTGATAGACGAAGGGGGGCTCTCCATCAAGTCGGAGACCTATGACGGGGATACTCCTGCCCATATCCGGCAAATGGTCCGCAAGGCAGGCAACATCGTGATCACCAATCCGGATATGCTGCATTCCGCCATCCTTCCTCATCATACCAAATGGGTCTCTTTCTTTGAACGTCTCAAGTACGTGGTGATCGATGAACTGCATACCTATCGCGGCGTGTTTGGCAGTCATGTGGCCAACGTGATTCGCCGGCTAAAGCGGATTTGCGCCTTTTATGGCAGCCACCCGCAATTCATCTGCACCTCTGCAACGATCGCCAATCCGCAAGAGCTGGCTGAGCAGTTGACAGAGGAGGCGGTGGAACTGGTTGACAACAACGGTGCCCCGTCGGGCAGGAAGCACTTTTTGTTCTACAATCCGCCGATCGTCAACCGTCAACTGAACATTCGCCGCAGTGCCACCTTGGAGGCACGGGATCTTGCAGCATCGTTCCTCGCCAATGGCATTCAGACGATCTTGTTCGCCCGCAGCCGAGTACGCGTCGAGATTTTACTCAGCTATCTGCAGGAGCTGATCAAAAAGAAACTGGGGCCGAAGTCGATACAGGGATATCGCGGCGGCTACCTGCCCAGTCAGAGGCGGGCGATTGAGCGAGGGCTGCGGCAAGGTGAGATTATGGGTGTGGTCAGTACCAATGCGCTAGAGTTGGGGGTGGACATCGGCCAGCTTCAGGTCTGCGTCATCACCGGCTATCCGGGCTCCGTGGCTAGTACATGGCAGCAGGCTGGACGAGCCGGGAGACGTCAGGACGAATCGGTGGTCGTGCTGGTAGGGAGTTCATCGCCGCTGGATCAGTACATCATCCGGCATCCGGAGTACTTCTTTGGACGAAGCCCGGAGTCGGCCCGGATCAATCCCGACAATCTGATTATTTTGGTTGACCATATCAAATGTGCGGCATATGAACTTCCCTTTCGCGAGGGAGAGCAGTTCGGCCGCGCCGAGATCGTGGAGATCCTGGAGTTTTTGACCGATGAGCAGATCTTGCATTTCGCCAGAGGAAAATGGTATTGGATGAACGAGTCGTTTCCCGCTCACGAGATCAGCCTACGTTCTGCCTCGCAGGAAAACGTGGTGATTATCGACATCAGCGAGCGGGGAGGCGAACGCGTCATTGGTGAAATGGATCGTTTCAGTTCCCTTACACTGCTGCACGATGAAGCCATTTACCTCCATCAGGGTGTCCAGTATCAGGTGGAGAAGCTGGATTATGAAGAGAAGAAGGCATACGTCCGAGAGGTACAGGTGGATTACTACACGGATGCCAATCTGGCCGTCCAGTTAAAGGTGTTGGAAGAAGATGAGGCCAGAGACCGGGGACAGGCCGGATATGCGTACGGGGAAGTGTCGGTCCACGCGATGGCGACCATCTTTAAAAAAATCAAGTTTGAAACTCATGAGAATATCGGATCGGGGCCGATCCACCTGCCTGAGGAAGAGTTGCATACCAACGCGGCATGGATCAGCTTTTCAGAAACATTATTGGAGAAAATGGGAAAAGAGGAGGTAGAAAGAGGGCTGGTAGGTTTGGCGCACGTGCTGCAGCATGTTGCTCCGTTGTTCGTGATGTGCGACCCAACCGATCTGCATGTAATCCCGCAGGGAAAAGCTGTTCATTCCGGAGCACCATCCATTTTTCTCTATGACCGGTATCCAGGCGGGATCGGTCTCAGTGAACAGGTCTACAAAGAGATGGAAGCGATTCTCACCCAGGCCGAAGCATTGATCTGCTCCTGTCCGTGTGCATCCGGTTGTCCCTCCTGTACGGGTGCTTCCGAGGAGGGAAGCAAGGAATTGGCGCTCGATTTGCTGCGAGTAGCCCAGGGAGGAGGCCTCTATGTCTCTTAA
- a CDS encoding ribonuclease H-like domain-containing protein, which translates to MSLKQKLQRMKGHLAREGSQGTASADRGEMANEVSTKKQLLDPSIPTLDIPFLDQWDHLQAKPYIQDGQYIMIREISYPLSQRHGRYRFEELYEVIEMWQQSDTDHPLSSARLTPDALLFFDTETTGLHGGVGNTIFLLGYSRLEGDRVVVRQHLLPSPDAEIALYQSFLEQVNDSQSLVTFNGKAFDWPQVKTRHTLVRDEVPQLPQFGHLDLLHGSRRLWRNHLPSCRLSLIEQQKLDICRTQDVPGQMAPLLYFDYLNDRDPRTISGVLLHNETDLLSLITLYIHLSRLLLAHESQQEQLRVSPEELYEIARWYEGLGEWERAMTRYRSIIERAPSGDHSPLRARARIAMGHLLKKQKKWQQAIHMWEQCMSEAVYLPEEVYIESAKICEHQLKDYEKALAYVNKAFEVWKKRGSMLRKRSRAELEQYQKRMERLEQKLHRLV; encoded by the coding sequence ATGTCTCTTAAGCAAAAACTGCAGCGGATGAAAGGTCACTTGGCGCGTGAAGGGTCTCAGGGGACAGCATCAGCGGACCGAGGGGAGATGGCAAACGAGGTGTCTACAAAGAAGCAACTATTAGACCCCTCTATTCCAACTCTCGACATTCCGTTTCTGGATCAATGGGATCACCTGCAAGCCAAGCCGTATATACAAGATGGCCAATACATCATGATCCGGGAGATCAGCTACCCTCTGTCACAGCGGCATGGACGCTACCGGTTTGAGGAACTGTATGAGGTGATCGAGATGTGGCAGCAGTCAGACACCGACCATCCACTCTCTTCCGCACGGTTGACACCTGACGCACTGCTGTTTTTTGATACAGAAACAACTGGACTGCACGGTGGTGTGGGCAATACGATTTTTTTGCTGGGGTACAGTCGACTGGAGGGGGATCGGGTGGTGGTCCGTCAGCACTTGTTGCCTTCTCCCGATGCCGAGATTGCCCTCTATCAGTCGTTTCTCGAGCAAGTGAATGACTCCCAATCGTTGGTCACATTTAACGGCAAGGCTTTTGATTGGCCCCAGGTGAAGACGAGACACACGCTGGTCCGGGACGAGGTTCCCCAACTGCCGCAGTTTGGCCATCTTGATCTGCTGCATGGGTCGAGACGCTTGTGGCGGAACCATCTGCCATCCTGTCGATTATCGCTGATCGAGCAACAGAAGTTGGATATATGCCGCACGCAGGATGTACCAGGCCAGATGGCGCCGCTGCTTTACTTTGATTATCTGAATGACAGAGACCCCCGGACAATCTCCGGCGTCCTTCTACATAATGAAACAGATCTGCTTTCGCTGATCACGCTGTACATCCACCTGTCCAGACTCTTGCTCGCTCACGAGTCGCAACAAGAGCAGCTGAGGGTCTCACCGGAGGAGCTGTATGAGATTGCCCGCTGGTACGAAGGATTGGGCGAGTGGGAAAGAGCGATGACACGATACCGAAGCATCATTGAGCGGGCGCCGTCTGGGGATCACTCCCCGCTCAGGGCCCGGGCAAGGATCGCGATGGGCCACCTGTTAAAGAAACAAAAGAAGTGGCAGCAAGCGATCCATATGTGGGAGCAGTGCATGAGTGAAGCGGTCTATCTCCCGGAAGAGGTGTACATCGAGTCGGCCAAGATCTGCGAGCACCAGCTAAAGGATTACGAAAAAGCCCTCGCTTATGTAAACAAGGCGTTTGAAGTATGGAAGAAGAGGGGGAGTATGCTGCGGAAGAGGTCAAGAGCCGAGCTGGAACAGTATCAGAAGCGAATGGAGCGATTGGAGCAAAAGCTTCACCGGCTGGTGTAG
- a CDS encoding DUF2512 family protein, with amino-acid sequence MNRFWIKLIVNAIVVVPLLIWFSEATLWGSLLAAVVLCVAAYLIGDQWILRATNNLVATLADAGLTFLFLWLVAFGTGWDLSLMEILIISAVLGVVEWFYHSYLGRADEPARAE; translated from the coding sequence GTGAACAGATTCTGGATCAAGCTTATTGTCAATGCGATTGTCGTCGTTCCCCTATTGATATGGTTTTCGGAAGCAACACTGTGGGGAAGCCTGCTGGCTGCCGTTGTCCTCTGTGTTGCCGCTTATCTGATCGGGGACCAATGGATTCTGAGAGCAACCAACAACTTGGTGGCTACTCTGGCAGATGCAGGACTAACCTTTCTCTTTCTCTGGTTGGTAGCCTTTGGAACAGGCTGGGATCTGTCACTGATGGAGATCCTGATCATTTCCGCTGTTTTAGGCGTAGTGGAATGGTTTTATCACAGCTACCTCGGCAGAGCAGATGAGCCGGCACGAGCCGAGTAA
- a CDS encoding helix-turn-helix domain-containing protein, protein MEIKVAFVGPEDFLQQVLPLVDAFGDLDLLPLGYRSVAETPSLVEAVMDQVDVLLFAGPIPYQIACETVGVQKPMLYLPHNGTSLYRIFFRLLKEKTWQEHLQLSIDILHRTEIEERLDELGIEIQELYVREYQVGDSAEEILQFHLTLWEQGKIDVVLTCVSSVHQRLCALNVPCYRVIPTKSVIHDCLHRARLEGRSARLRGTQLAIVLISMDGLAKKRGGSEYEQQRKRVAIQQVLIDYGEEIQALMNWTDRDEVTFVTTRSVIERTTQQFRRFPLLDKLVHQLNSEVSIGIGLGHTAHEAETKAREALSKARTHPQENCCMAIQGGEALNLSGSEVPFRYSVRSDDPKRLQLARDSGLSIGTINKLVSFCENRGSSKLTASELASGFGITIRSARRILSKLEQGGIARVVGEEQPLSRGRPRQLYELILRL, encoded by the coding sequence ATGGAAATCAAGGTTGCCTTTGTAGGCCCGGAGGACTTCCTGCAGCAAGTACTTCCTCTCGTAGATGCGTTTGGTGACCTGGACCTGCTGCCGCTTGGCTACCGATCGGTTGCAGAGACTCCATCGCTTGTTGAGGCAGTGATGGACCAAGTGGACGTATTGCTGTTCGCCGGTCCGATACCTTATCAGATCGCCTGCGAGACGGTTGGTGTACAGAAGCCGATGCTGTACCTGCCGCACAACGGGACCAGTTTGTACCGGATCTTTTTTCGATTGCTCAAGGAAAAGACCTGGCAGGAGCATCTTCAACTCAGTATTGATATATTGCACAGGACAGAGATTGAAGAACGGCTGGATGAACTGGGGATCGAGATCCAAGAGCTGTACGTACGGGAATATCAGGTCGGAGACAGTGCAGAAGAGATACTGCAGTTTCACCTTACCTTGTGGGAACAAGGGAAGATTGACGTGGTTCTCACCTGCGTCAGTTCTGTCCATCAGCGATTGTGCGCGCTCAACGTACCGTGTTACCGTGTGATCCCGACCAAGTCAGTCATCCATGATTGTCTGCATCGTGCACGCTTGGAGGGCAGAAGTGCCCGGCTGCGCGGTACACAACTGGCGATTGTGTTGATCAGCATGGATGGACTGGCCAAGAAGCGGGGAGGATCTGAGTACGAACAGCAGCGAAAGAGAGTGGCCATCCAGCAGGTCTTGATTGATTATGGCGAGGAGATTCAGGCATTGATGAACTGGACCGACCGTGATGAAGTCACCTTTGTCACGACGCGCAGCGTGATCGAGAGAACCACCCAGCAATTCCGTCGGTTTCCTCTGCTTGACAAACTGGTACATCAATTAAATAGCGAGGTAAGCATCGGAATTGGTCTCGGGCACACTGCGCACGAAGCGGAAACCAAAGCGCGGGAAGCGTTGTCCAAGGCTAGAACCCATCCCCAGGAAAACTGTTGTATGGCGATTCAAGGAGGCGAAGCACTTAATCTATCGGGCAGTGAGGTGCCGTTTCGCTATTCGGTCCGCAGTGATGATCCCAAGCGACTGCAACTGGCCCGTGACAGTGGGTTGAGCATCGGAACGATCAACAAGTTGGTCTCGTTTTGCGAGAACCGCGGTTCCAGCAAGTTGACCGCGAGCGAACTGGCCAGCGGATTTGGCATCACGATTCGGAGTGCCCGACGGATTCTGAGCAAGCTGGAGCAGGGGGGCATAGCGAGGGTAGTCGGAGAAGAGCAGCCCCTCAGCAGGGGAAGGCCAAGGCAGCTGTATGAGTTGATTCTGAGGCTCTAG
- a CDS encoding N-acyl-D-amino-acid deacylase family protein, translating to MYDVLIRGGMLCDGTGNPWTKRDIGVSDGKIAAIADLSSSGGKVEIDASGQVVAPGFIDPHVHSDLLCTRPEIHKIKVLQGVTTELFGQDGISVAPVSAETKPLWQQQLKGLNGDIGEWPWHSVDEYLQFLERASLAGNAAYLVPHGAVRTMVVGFAAREASQREIEQMSQLVEEGMRQGAFGISSGIQYPPCAYTTLDELVAICSSAAKYDGCFVVHIRNESNLSLEALDEVIEAARRSGVRLHISHFKVCGSINRPKLQAALEKLEAGRAEGIEITFDQYPYSAASTVFQAILPPWMQDGGTAEMLRRLQDPAIREQVKQEMLHNEQYDNTVRNNGWDKIVIASVTSEKNRELEGKTIREIGSMQGKDPADAAFDLLIEEQAAVTMIIHWGVEEDVIRVMQHPLQMVGSDGVFGGKPHPRLYGSFPRVLGRYARDKNVFPLWEAVRKMTGAPAQLLRLSDRGYLRTGYQADIVVFDPLKVIDRATFDDPHQLPLGIRHVLVNGSIAVRDGEYTGVTAGQVIRRCII from the coding sequence GTGTACGACGTTTTGATTCGTGGCGGTATGCTTTGCGATGGGACTGGCAACCCGTGGACGAAGCGGGACATTGGGGTGAGCGACGGCAAAATCGCCGCGATTGCCGACCTATCAAGTTCGGGCGGCAAGGTGGAGATTGATGCTTCGGGACAAGTAGTTGCTCCTGGTTTTATCGATCCGCACGTTCATTCCGATTTGCTGTGCACGAGACCAGAGATTCACAAAATCAAGGTGCTGCAAGGGGTCACGACCGAGCTGTTCGGTCAGGACGGAATATCAGTCGCTCCCGTTTCAGCCGAGACCAAGCCCCTCTGGCAACAGCAGTTGAAAGGGTTGAATGGAGATATCGGGGAGTGGCCGTGGCATTCGGTTGATGAGTATCTGCAGTTCCTAGAGCGCGCCAGTCTAGCTGGAAATGCCGCTTACCTCGTCCCCCACGGCGCGGTGCGGACCATGGTGGTAGGCTTTGCTGCCCGTGAAGCGAGCCAGAGAGAGATCGAGCAGATGAGTCAACTGGTAGAAGAGGGCATGCGACAAGGAGCGTTCGGAATATCTTCTGGTATTCAGTATCCCCCGTGTGCGTATACCACCCTTGATGAACTAGTGGCGATCTGCAGCAGTGCCGCCAAGTACGACGGTTGTTTTGTCGTTCATATCCGCAACGAAAGCAACCTTTCACTGGAAGCATTGGACGAAGTGATCGAAGCGGCACGGCGCTCTGGTGTCCGCCTGCACATCTCTCACTTCAAAGTGTGCGGCAGTATCAACAGGCCCAAACTGCAGGCTGCTCTGGAAAAGTTGGAGGCAGGGCGAGCGGAAGGGATCGAGATCACCTTTGACCAGTATCCGTATTCTGCTGCTTCCACCGTGTTTCAGGCAATCCTGCCCCCATGGATGCAGGACGGGGGTACAGCCGAGATGTTGAGACGTTTGCAGGACCCGGCCATACGAGAGCAAGTAAAACAGGAGATGCTTCACAACGAGCAGTACGACAATACCGTCCGCAACAACGGTTGGGACAAGATCGTGATTGCTTCTGTCACTTCGGAAAAAAACCGGGAACTGGAAGGAAAAACGATTCGGGAGATCGGCAGCATGCAGGGGAAGGATCCGGCTGATGCGGCGTTCGACCTTTTAATCGAAGAACAGGCAGCGGTGACGATGATCATCCATTGGGGTGTCGAAGAAGATGTGATTCGGGTCATGCAGCACCCGTTGCAGATGGTTGGCTCCGACGGAGTATTTGGCGGGAAACCACATCCCAGGCTGTACGGTTCGTTCCCGCGTGTTCTGGGACGATATGCCCGGGACAAGAACGTGTTCCCTCTCTGGGAAGCGGTCCGCAAGATGACGGGTGCGCCTGCTCAATTGCTGCGCTTATCCGACCGCGGGTATCTTCGTACCGGATACCAGGCAGATATTGTCGTCTTTGACCCGTTGAAAGTGATCGACAGGGCGACGTTCGACGATCCTCACCAGCTGCCCTTAGGGATACGTCATGTGCTGGTAAACGGTTCAATTGCCGTCCGCGATGGAGAGTATACCGGAGTGACTGCCGGACAGGTCATCCGCAGGTGCATCATCTAA
- a CDS encoding serine hydrolase — MKQMEQVLLPLLEQTGGSWGIVIEDLDREQQWSHNENERFAAESIIKLPIMAAVFAAAESGQIRLSDKLILQREQLVGGSGVLQHLTPGLQLSVYDLVTLMIIQSDNTATNILIDLVGKEQIEQTMKELGMLDSRYLRKLMIYPAAIDEPNTITAHDISRLLAHLAKGTYLSRHACLQMMEIMKRQQFRNGLPAYLPVEAEPFVGRSPLWQLANKTGWDTGRQHDVGIFFIGGRTISVTALSRDLDPPVALDTLARIGQAVYRYAQT; from the coding sequence ATGAAGCAAATGGAACAAGTGCTGCTGCCTTTACTGGAACAAACAGGCGGCAGTTGGGGAATCGTCATCGAGGATCTGGACCGTGAGCAGCAATGGAGCCACAATGAAAATGAACGGTTTGCCGCAGAAAGTATTATCAAACTGCCCATTATGGCAGCCGTTTTTGCAGCGGCAGAAAGCGGTCAAATCCGATTGAGTGACAAGCTGATACTGCAGCGGGAGCAGCTCGTCGGTGGATCAGGGGTGCTGCAGCACCTGACTCCTGGCCTGCAGTTGTCGGTGTACGATCTGGTTACGTTGATGATCATCCAGAGCGACAACACGGCGACCAACATCTTGATCGATTTAGTTGGCAAAGAGCAGATCGAACAGACGATGAAAGAGTTGGGGATGCTGGACAGCCGTTATCTCCGCAAACTGATGATCTATCCGGCTGCAATCGATGAACCCAATACGATTACCGCGCATGATATCTCACGGCTGCTGGCCCATCTGGCAAAAGGTACCTACCTCTCCCGTCACGCCTGTCTGCAGATGATGGAGATTATGAAAAGACAGCAGTTTCGAAACGGTCTGCCGGCCTATCTGCCTGTCGAAGCGGAACCGTTTGTAGGCCGCTCCCCTCTTTGGCAGTTGGCCAACAAAACAGGTTGGGACACAGGCCGTCAGCATGACGTAGGAATCTTTTTCATCGGCGGGCGAACGATCAGTGTGACCGCTTTATCCCGTGATCTGGACCCGCCTGTGGCGCTGGATACACTCGCTCGTATCGGCCAAGCCGTCTATCGCTACGCTCAGACATAG
- a CDS encoding transporter substrate-binding domain-containing protein, with translation MTKRCVQMLLLLGVVCLLVTGCGGTQQGNSTDGAGGQAGEAAGTGANMTVQPGTFQFAMSGMAKPYNYTDGENNLVGFDVEIATEISKRLGLEPVPVQTPWGSILQGLKAGKYDAIIGGMSITEERQQQVDFSQPYLIMQAVMFVNENNSKGIKGKEDLKGKVVGVVTASTYKDFALELVGPEGRVKEYETDLFAMQELKQEGRVDVVITDLGVGMDAIKNGNIPAMPVGEPLFLDECGIPVQKGNQELLDAVNKALDEMKQDGTYEAISKKWFNKNMLSPGNE, from the coding sequence ATGACGAAAAGGTGTGTGCAGATGCTGTTGCTGCTCGGTGTTGTGTGTTTGCTAGTGACAGGCTGTGGCGGTACGCAGCAGGGTAATTCCACCGATGGGGCAGGCGGACAAGCAGGGGAAGCAGCCGGGACTGGAGCGAATATGACCGTCCAGCCGGGAACCTTCCAGTTCGCGATGAGCGGGATGGCCAAGCCATACAACTATACGGATGGAGAGAACAACCTGGTCGGTTTTGACGTCGAGATCGCCACAGAAATCTCTAAACGACTAGGGCTTGAACCTGTCCCGGTACAGACTCCCTGGGGATCCATCCTGCAGGGATTGAAAGCGGGCAAGTACGATGCGATCATCGGCGGGATGTCGATTACGGAAGAGCGGCAGCAGCAGGTGGACTTCTCCCAGCCGTATCTGATCATGCAAGCCGTCATGTTCGTCAACGAGAACAATTCCAAGGGGATCAAGGGGAAAGAAGATTTAAAAGGAAAAGTGGTTGGGGTTGTGACGGCTTCGACCTATAAGGATTTTGCACTGGAACTGGTCGGGCCCGAAGGTCGCGTGAAGGAGTACGAAACCGATCTCTTTGCGATGCAGGAGTTGAAGCAGGAGGGGAGAGTGGACGTCGTGATCACCGATCTTGGCGTCGGTATGGATGCGATTAAAAACGGCAACATCCCGGCGATGCCTGTAGGCGAGCCGCTATTCCTCGATGAGTGCGGCATCCCCGTGCAAAAAGGCAATCAGGAGCTGCTGGATGCGGTGAACAAAGCGTTGGATGAGATGAAACAGGACGGCACGTATGAAGCGATCAGCAAGAAGTGGTTTAACAAAAACATGTTGTCGCCGGGCAACGAATAA
- a CDS encoding amino acid ABC transporter permease — translation MATFLPLLAETWFGFLKAAGLTVQLTAVSLGIAIVIGLVFAFLRISEWKLLRGMAHLYITLIRGTPLILQIMVLYFGIAKLILLSDFWAGALALAIHNGAYIAEIFRGTIQSIERGQMEAARSLGMSYPLAMRRVVLPQAFRRAIPPLGNQFIIGLKDSSLVGLLGYQELYLLSQSTAARTFLQFESYAIAGLYYLVLVLFFTFLVNKLEKRLDVDKAGASV, via the coding sequence ATGGCTACTTTTTTACCATTGTTGGCGGAGACGTGGTTCGGATTTCTCAAAGCGGCGGGACTGACGGTACAGCTAACTGCGGTCTCTCTCGGGATAGCGATTGTGATCGGCCTGGTGTTCGCCTTTTTGCGGATCTCCGAGTGGAAACTGTTGAGAGGAATGGCTCATCTCTACATTACCCTGATCAGGGGTACGCCGCTCATCTTGCAGATCATGGTGCTCTACTTTGGGATTGCCAAACTGATCCTGCTAAGCGATTTCTGGGCCGGGGCACTGGCATTGGCGATTCATAACGGGGCATATATCGCCGAAATTTTCCGAGGGACCATTCAATCGATTGAGCGGGGACAGATGGAGGCAGCTCGATCGCTAGGGATGTCCTACCCGCTGGCCATGCGGCGCGTGGTCTTGCCTCAGGCGTTTAGACGGGCCATTCCACCGCTTGGCAATCAGTTTATCATCGGTCTGAAAGATTCTTCGCTTGTCGGCTTGCTCGGCTATCAGGAACTGTACTTGCTGTCTCAATCGACGGCTGCCCGTACTTTTTTACAGTTTGAATCATACGCCATTGCCGGCCTGTATTACCTGGTCCTGGTGTTATTCTTCACGTTTCTCGTCAACAAGCTGGAAAAACGTCTTGATGTGGACAAGGCAGGTGCAAGCGTATGA